The sequence TGAACCACGTGAACGTAGACCGGATCGCCACGGACGACGAAAGCTATCCGGCAGCGGGCTGGCTCATCCGCTTCGAGCACAAGCTCTGGGGCGGTCCCATGACCCTATTCCACGTGCAAGACGGAGACGGGAGCCTCGAGGACGCTGGCGACCTCGTGGTGCGCACCAAGACTGGCCTGCGCTGGCCGCTGGCGGGTGGCCTGAACGCCACCGCCCAGCTCAACCTGGATTGGGACCACGATCCCGCGCCAGGACGCAAGAGCACGGACCAGACGCTGCTGCTGGGACTAGGTTACGAGTGGTAGGGGCGATCAGCACCGGGTGAGGCTGTCGCCACGCACGCAGGGCACGCTCATCCAGTAGTGGATCGGCCCCTTCGGCGCCGGCGGATATTCCCCGTAGCGCATGACCCAGGTGGCACCGGACTCCTTGTCCATGCGCACCAGGGCGTCCTTGCCGTCGGCGTCCTTGATCAGCATCAGCTCGTAGCGTCCCAGGGCCTGGGCCTGCCGCGGCGTTTTCGTCTCGGCCGAAACGGAGCCCGCAGCGAGCGCGGCAAATGCCGCGGCGAGCGCTGAAACCGTCTTGATGATTTTCAAGCCTGATCCTCCCTTCTTGCTTCGAAAGCGGTCTGGGGCATAGGGCGGCGCAACGCCGTCAACAGGCCCTGGAGCAGGGCCACCGGCGTGGGCGGGCAGCCGGGCACCGCCACGTCCACCGGGATCACGTTGGAGACCCGCCCGCGGCTCGCGTAGCTTTCGCCAAAGACGCCGCCGGTCGATCCGCAGTCTCCCACCGCCACCACCCGCTTCGGCTCGGGCATGGCCTCGTAAGTGCGCTGGAGAGCCTGCTCCATGTGTTTCGACACCGGCCCGGTCACCAGCAGCAGGTCCGCATGCCGCGGGCTCGCTACGAAACGGATGCCCAATCCTTCCAGCATGTAGTAGGGGCTGTT is a genomic window of Burkholderiales bacterium containing:
- a CDS encoding hydrogenase/oxidoreductase subunit, which encodes MYRILKKIAVTGIITEPPPEPDEKLRLARQALFDAAWEVVGRSLAIRHVDAGSCNGCELEIHALNSPYYMLEGLGIRFVASPRHADLLLVTGPVSKHMEQALQRTYEAMPEPKRVVAVGDCGSTGGVFGESYASRGRVSNVIPVDVAVPGCPPTPVALLQGLLTALRRPMPQTAFEARREDQA